In Arachis stenosperma cultivar V10309 chromosome 1, arast.V10309.gnm1.PFL2, whole genome shotgun sequence, one DNA window encodes the following:
- the LOC130968740 gene encoding probable anion transporter 6, chloroplastic, whose product MEKFTLRPHTSTCFLPLPITRTSHHLLRFQFYPSPSTPTLRLRPRPRVAVASSSSSSSSKSKVLNGVRVDNVAGRQQEQQAPPVSASEDVSKIVGIWPPWKNIPQRYKLIGTTSLAFVICNMDKVNLSIAIIPMSHQFGWNSSMAGLVQSSFFWGYALSQLPGGWLAKTFGGRKVLEVGVLVWSVATAFVPLVAGYMPGLLLSRILVGIGEGVSPSAATDLIARSIPLEERSRAVAFVFGGLSVGSVMGLLLAPPLIQSLGWESVFYLFGFLGVAWFLGFQVLDGGEAQLNAGSLSFTGVQGTMTQSWKSSLKELNSSLKDVPWKSFFRSPAVWAMIYAHFCGSWGHYTCLSWLPTYFSEELNLNLTEAAWVSILPPLASVFATNIAAQLADNLIARGVETTTVRKICQSIAFLSPAICMTLSSLDLGLPPWEIVSILTGGLALSSFALSGLYCTHQDMSPEYASILLGITNTVGAIPGIVGVALTGYLLDSTHSWSISLFVPSIFFYLTGTFIWLAFASSKPQSFSEEN is encoded by the exons ATGGAGAAATTCACGCTCAGACCACATACCTCAACCTGCTTCCTTCCACTTCCAATCACCAGAACCTCTCATCATCTTCTGCGCTTCCAATTCTACCCCTCACCTTCAACCCCCACTCTCAGGCTCCGCCCTAGGCCCAGAGTAGCAgtagcatcatcatcatcgtcatccAGCTCCAAGTCCAAGGTTCTCAATGGCGTTCGAGTTGACAACGTTGCAGGACGACAACAGGAACAGCAAGCTCCTCCTGTTTCGGCTTCCGAGGATGTCTCCAAAATCGTTGGAATTTGGCCACCTTGGAAGAATATTCCTCAGAGATACAAGCTCATCGGCACCACTTCCCTCGCCTTTGTTATCTGTAACATGGATAAG GTGAACTTGAGCATTGCCATAATTCCAATGTCGCATCAATTTGGGTGGAACTCATCCATGGCTGGGTTGGTTCAGTCTTCATTCTTCTGGGGTTATGCATTGAGTCAATTGCCGGGGGGTTGGCTAGCCAAGACATTTGGTGGCAG AAAAGTTCTTGAGGTCGGAGTACTGGTATGGTCAGTGGCTACAGCTTTTGTTCCTCTTGTTGCTGGATATATGCCTGGCTTACTATTGTCAAGGATTTTG GTTGGGATTGGTGAAGGTGTTTCACCATCTGCTGCTACTGATCTTATTGCCAG GTCAATACCATTGGAAGAGCGCTCACGCGCGGTGGCATTTGTGTTTGGTGGCTTGAGTGTTGGAAGTGTTATGGG GCTTCTTTTGGCTCCACCCCTTATCCAAAGTCTTGGCTGGGAATCAGTGTTCTATTTATTTGGTTTTTTGGGGGTTGCGTG GTTTTTGGGATTTCAAGTTCTTGACGGAGGTGAGGCGCAGTTAAATGCTGGATCTCTTTCAT TCACAGGCGTCCAAGGTACCATGACACAATCATGGAAAAGTTCTCTAAAGGAATTGAACAGCTCTTTGAAG GATGTGCCTTGGAAGTCCTTTTTCCGAAGCCCTGCTGTATGGGCAATGATATATGCTCACTTCTGTGGTAGCTGGGGTCACTACACCTGTCTATCATGGCTCCCAACATATTTTAG TGAGGAGCTGAACTTGAATCTGACAGAAGCAGCATGG GTGTCTATTCTTCCACCATTGGCTTCAGTGTTTGCGACTAATATTGCTGCACAATTAGCCGACAACTTGATTGCAAGAGGAGTTGAAACCACTACG gttCGAAAGATCTGCCAATCAATTGCATTTTTGTCCCCTGCAATCTGCATGACTCTTTCCTCGCTGGATCTAGGGTTACCTCCTTGGGAGATTGTGAGCATTCTCACGGGTGGTTTAGCCCTCTCAAGTTTTGCCCTGTCAG GACTTTATTGTACCCATCAAGATATGTCACCCGAATATGCAAGTATACTTTTG GGTATAACCAATACTGTTGGGGCAATACCTGGAATTGTAGGCGTAGCGCTCACAGGTTATCTTCTCGATTCAACTCATTCATGGAGT ATATCACTATTTGTGCCGTcaatcttcttctatttgaccGGCACCTTCATATGGTTGGCGTTCGCCAGCAGTAAGCCTCAGAGTTTTTCCGAGGAGAACTGA
- the LOC130969687 gene encoding uncharacterized protein LOC130969687, with amino-acid sequence MEVAVVRSLAFNDEKTFSVPSFVEAMVVDSLLAVAAAAKSLAYLLIASRSLLRDVNNPVSPMDGRFPLDQLLYRANHASEENKDTSETEDDEDDEDGEDGNDDDDDADDEDFSGEEGEEDGDPDDDHEANGAGGSDDNDEDDEDDDDGEDDGEDGEDEEDEDDEDDEETPQPPSKKRK; translated from the exons ATGGAGGTGGCTGTGGTTCGGAGTCTCGCCTTCAATGACGAGAAGACCTTTTCGGTGCCGTCTTTTGTGGAGGCCATGGTGGTCGACTCTCTCCTTGCTGTTGCTGCTGCTGCCAAATCTCTCGCTTACCTTCTCATTGCG TCTCGATCTCTTCTTAGAGATGTCAACAATCCTGTGTCACCAATGGATGGAAG GTTTCCTCTAGATCAGTTGTTGTACAGGGCAAACCATGCTTCTGAAGAAAACAAGGACACCAGTGAAACAGAGGACGATGAGGATGATGAAGACGGCGAGGACGGaaacgatgatgatgatgatgcagaCGACGAGGACTTCTCTGGCGAAGAAGGTGAGGAAGATGGAGACCCTGATGATGATCATGAGGCCAATGGTGCAGGGGGTAGTGATGACAATGATGAGGATGACGAGGATGACGATGATGGCGAAGATGATGGAGAAGACGGGGAAGATGAAGAGGACGAGGACGATGAAGATGATGAGGAGACCCCGCAGCCACCTTCAAAGAAGAGGAAGTGA
- the LOC130969671 gene encoding triphosphate tunnel metalloenzyme 3 isoform X2, protein MEVEVKLRLPNADSHRRVIALLAPFHAATHRQRNLFFDGADSELSSKRAVLRFRFYNDDERCVVSLKAKAVLVDGVSRVEEDEEDLNPRVGLDCVAEPGKLGVVESRVLERVRNEFGVKGEKGFVGLGGFGNIRSVYEWKGLKLEVDETSFDFGTLYEIECESADPDEAKRVLEEFLKENGIDYSYSLMSKFAIFRSGKLP, encoded by the coding sequence ATGGAAGTCGAAGTGAAGCTTCGCCTCCCCAACGCCGACTCGCACCGAAGAGTCATCGCCTTGCTCGCGCCCTTCCATGCCGCAACCCACCGTCAGCGCAATCTCTTCTTCGACGGCGCCGATTCGGAGCTCTCGTCAAAGCGTGCGGTGCTCCGCTTCCGGTTCTACAACGACGACGAGCGTTGCGTCGTTTCGCTCAAGGCGAAGGCTGTTTTGGTCGACGGCGTGAGCCGTGTGGAGGAAGACGAGGAAGATCTTAACCCTAGGGTTGGTCTTGATTGTGTCGCGGAGCCTGGGAAGCTTGGGGTGGTGGAATCTAGGGTTTTGGAAAGGGTGAGGAATGAGTTTGGGGTGAAGGGGGAGAAAGGATTCGTGGGTTTGGGGGGTTTCGGGAACATTAGAAGCGTTTATGAGTGGAAAGGTTTGAAATTGGAGGTGGATGAGACAAGCTTTGATTTTGGGACTCTTTACGAAATTGAATGCGAGAGTGCTGATCCTGATGAGGCTAAGCGGGTTCTGGAGGAGTTCTTGAAGGAGAATGGGATTGATTACTCGTACTCCTTGATGTCCAAATTTGCAATTTTTCGTTCTGGGAAACTGCCATAG
- the LOC130968748 gene encoding heparanase-like protein 3 encodes MGSLIIRLVGLFYLVVSLLSFIGVNAMHGRESSGYEAVKGIILIHGKSHIGRIDDDFVCATLDWWPPQKCDYGTCSWGHASLLNLDLNNKILLNAVKAFSPLKIRLGGTLQDKVIYGTEDSPKPCTPFVNSSSEIFGFTEGCLPMHRWDELNSFFQKAGAKVIFGLNALAGRTLQSGSAVGPWNSSNAESFIRYTVRKNYSIAGWEFGNELCGSGVGTSVSADQYASDIAALRNIIHDVYRGIRHKPLIIAPGGFYDANWFQEFVNKSGKSVDVVSHHIYNLGAGVDEHLIERILDPSYLDGVASIFSGLKNILQNSATKAKAWVGEAGGAYNSGHHLVSDAFVYSFWYLDQLGMSAVYDTRTYCRQSLVGGNYGLLNTSTFVPNPDYYSALLWHRLMGVRVLATSFYGTKKIRAYAHCAKQSKGITILLLNLDNSTSVHAKVDFTYSRTGATAREEYHLTAQDRDLHSQTTLLNGKVLTVSAAGDIPPLNPLYVNPSMPIIVGPLSVVFAHIPDVDIPACS; translated from the exons ATGGGTTCTTTGATTATAAGGCTTGTGGGTCTGTTCTACTTGGTGGTGAGTTTGTTGAGCTTCATTGGAGTGAATGCTATGCATGGAAGGGAAAGTAGTGGATATGAAGCAGTGAAAGGGATAATTTTGATACATGGGAAATCTCACATTGGAAGGATTGATGATGATTTTGTCTGTGCAACTCTTGATTGGTGGCCTCCTCAGAAATGTGACTATGGAACATGTAGCTGGGGTCATGCTTCTCTTCTCAACCTg GACCTCAACAACAAAATATTGTTAAATGCAGTAAAAG CATTTTCACCATTGAAGATTAGGTTAGGTGGCACCTTGCAAGATAAGGTCATATATGGGACTGAAGATAGTCCAAAACCATGTACTCCTTTTGTTAACAGCTCCTCTGAGATATTTGGATTCACTGAAGGATGCTTACCAATGCATAGATGGGATGAGCTAAACAGCTTTTTCCAAAAAGCAGG GGCTAAGGTTATCTTTGGATTGAATGCTCTTGCTGGAAGAACATTACAATCTGGTTCTGCAGTTGGACCATGGAACTCTTCCAATGCCGAATCTTTTATCCGTTACACTGTAAGAAAGAATTACAGCATTGCTGGTTGGGAATTTG GCAATGAATTGTGCGGGAGTGGAGTTGGAACAAGTGTTTCTGCAGATCAATATGCTTCTGATATTGCTGCATTAAGAAACATAATTCATGATGTATATAGAGGGATCAGGCATAAGCCACTGATCATTGCTCCCGGTGGCTTCTATGATGCAAACTGGTTCCAGGAATTTGTAAACAAATCTGGTAAATCTGTTGATGTGGTATCTCACCACATATATAACCTTGGAGCAG GAGTTGATGAGCACCTAATTGAAAGAATTCTTGATCCATCCTATCTTGATGGAGTGGCTAGCATATTCAGTGGCCTCAAAAACATACTTCAAAATTCAGCAACCAAAGCAAAAGCATGGGTTGGTGAGGCAGGAGGGGCTTACAACAGTGGCCACCATCTTGTGTCTGATGCATTTGTCTACAGCTTCTG GTATTTGGATCAGCTTGGAATGTCAGCTGTTTATGACaccagaacatactgcagacaGAGTTTGGTTGGAGGAAACTATGGTTTACTAAACACTTCTACTTTTGTGCCAAATCCAGATTATTATAG TGCTCTTCTTTGGCACAGACTTATGGGAGTACGTGTCCTTGCAACTTCCTTCTATGGGACAAAGAAGATAAGAGCTTATGCACACTGTGCAAAGCAATCT AAAGGAATCACAATACTATTGCTGAATCTGGACAACAGCACCAGTGTTCATGCAAAAGTGGACTTCACATACTCAAGGACAGGTGCAACTGCCAGAGAAGAATACCATTTAACTGCACAGGATAGGGACTTACATAGCCAAACCACATTACTAAATGGAAAAGTTCTAACTGTCTCAGCAGCAGGGGATATTCCTCCTTTGAATCCTCTATATGTAAATCCATCAATGCCAATCATAGTTGGTCCTCTCTCTGTAGTATTTGCACATATACCAGATGTTGATATCCCAGCatgttcttag
- the LOC130969671 gene encoding triphosphate tunnel metalloenzyme 3 isoform X1 — protein MEVEVKLRLPNADSHRRVIALLAPFHAATHRQRNLFFDGADSELSSKRAVLRFRFYNDDERCVVSLKAKAVLVDGVSRVEEDEEDLNPRVGLDCVAEPGKLGVVESRVLERVRNEFGVKGEKGFVGLGGFGNIRSVYEWKGLKLEVDETSFDFGTLYEIECESADPDEAKRVLEEFLKENGIDYSYSLMSKFAIFRSGKLP, from the exons ATGGAAGTCGAAGTGAAGCTTCGCCTCCCCAACGCCGACTCGCACCGAAGAGTCATCGCCTTGCTCGCGCCCTTCCATGCCGCAACCCACCGTCAGCGCAATCTCTTCTTCGACGGCGCCGATTCGGAGCTCTCGTCAAAGCGTGCGGTGCTCCGCTTCCGGTTCTACAACGACGACGAGCGTTGCGTCGTTTCGCTCAAGGCGAAGGCTGTTTTGGTCGACGGCGTGAGCCGTGTGGAGGAAGACGAGGAAGATCTTAACCCTAGGGTTGGTCTTGATTGTGTCGCGGAGCCTGGGAAGCTTGGGGTGGTGGAATCTAGGGTTTTGGAAAGGGTGAGGAATGAGTTTGGGGTGAAGGGGGAGAAAGGATTCGTGGGTTTGGGGGGTTTCGGGAACATTAGAAGCGTTTATGAGTGGAAAGGTTTGAAATTGGAGGTGGATGAGACAAGCTTTGATTTTGGGACTCTTTACGAAATTGAATGCGAGAGTGCTGATCCTGATGAGGCTAAGCGGGTTCTGGAGGAGTTCTTGAAGGAGAATGGGATTGATTACTCGTACTCCTTGATGTCCAAATTTGCAATTTTTCGTTCTGGGAAACTGCCATA G
- the LOC130968953 gene encoding phosphopantothenoylcysteine decarboxylase subunit VHS3-like, with translation MKDLSSSSPPGSVHITLLLPSAVQAMAWHTVLAVAKSFLCLLILTGSLVADINNSVTMDRRLPIDELCKGNDTYLKSKDGDSDEDEDEEDDDDDANEQDDEGGDEDYSGEEGDEEADPEDDPEANGAGGSEGEEDDDDGNEDDDDDDGEGGDEEEDEEEDEEEEEDDEVPQPPTKKRK, from the exons ATGAAGGACCTATCATCTTCTTCTCCTCCCGGCTCCGTCCACATCACTCTTCTGCTACCCTCTGCGGTTCAAGCCATGGCATGGCATACTGTTCTTGCAGTGGCAAAATCTTTCCTTTGCCTTCTCATTTTG ACTGGATCTCTGGTGGCTGACATCAATAATTCAGTGACAATGGATCGAAG ATTACCTATTGATGAACTCTGTAAGGGAAATGATACTTATCTTAAAAGCAAGGATGGTGATTCAGATGAAGACGAAGATGAGGaagacgatgatgatgatgcaaATGAACAGGATGACGAGGGAGGAGATGAGGACTACTCaggtgaagaaggtgatgaagAGGCTGATCCTGAGGATGATCCAGAGGCTAATGGTGCAGGAGGAAGTGAGGGCGAGGAAGACGATGATGATGGTAATGAGGATGATGACGACGACGATGGGGAAGGTGGTGATGaggaagaggatgaagaggaggatgaggaagaagaggaagatgatgAGGTTCCACAGCCTCCTACTAAGAAAAGGAAGTGA